From the genome of Deltaproteobacteria bacterium:
TCAGCAATTCCCATAATCTCCGCTCTGCTTCTCTCTTTCGTTTTTAGTTACAGAGTTTCTAGCACACGGTTAACACCTTGTAAAGCATGCCGCGGTTCATTGATTGACAGATGGCCATGCCGTCAATCGAGCAAACCGGTCGCTGAAAACTCGCTATCGTCATCAGCACGGAAGTGTTAAACTGATTTCATCGTGAAATTGTCACCCGCTGTTCTCGCATCCATCTTGACGTTCTTCGTCATCGGCGTTGGCCTCCAGCCGCTTAGCGCGGCCGAATACTACCGCTGGATCGACGACAACGGCGTGCTCCACATCACCGACAATCTCCACGACGTGCCGCCCAAGCAGCGCGAAGGCGCCAACCGGATAATTGCCAAAGACAGCCCCCGCGCGCCTGCGCCCGAAGTCAAAGCAGCGCCGCGCAAAGCCTCCATCCCGTTTGCAAGAAACGGTAACGTCGTCATCGTTCCAGTGACCTTAAACAATCGCCAGACCGTCAACTTAGTGGTCGACACCGGCGCCAGCTACACGCTGATTTCTCAATCCCTGGCGCGCGATCTCGACATCGACCTAACCCGCAACCGCAAGACCATGCCCTTTCACACCGCCAATGGCGTAGTCGAAGCGCCGTTGACGACGATCGACTCGATCACCGTCGGCGGCATGGAGATCAAGAATCTCACCGCCGCCGTCCACGATGCCACCCCGGAT
Proteins encoded in this window:
- a CDS encoding TIGR02281 family clan AA aspartic protease, whose translation is MKLSPAVLASILTFFVIGVGLQPLSAAEYYRWIDDNGVLHITDNLHDVPPKQREGANRIIAKDSPRAPAPEVKAAPRKASIPFARNGNVVIVPVTLNNRQTVNLVVDTGASYTLISQSLARDLDIDLTRNRKTMPFHTANGVVEAPLTTIDSITVGGMEIKNLTAAVHDATPDIHASGLLGLNFLSNFRMDIDTQKGLLHLEKK